A section of the Pedobacter sp. HDW13 genome encodes:
- a CDS encoding alpha-L-fucosidase, whose protein sequence is MKKIITILFICTVNFFVNAQQSLQKNLQQLQSDFIDLRFGVMMHFNMGTFTNEEWAKPDHDPQIFNPKKLDCNQWAKACKSAGMTYGILTTKHHDGFCLWDSKYTTYDIGNSPAKRDVVAEYVKAFRSQGLKPCLYFSIWDRHNGIETGGAKQEEFVMNQLTELLTNYGEIPLIIFDGWNWKMGHKAISYQRIYDHVKKLQPNCLISEHNGNGLLQTDIIYYEGPKGVYPPGNNIYASQMALTLTNGWFWHPSSPKDVKNINFTLDKLQRVVPLYCNYMINIGPNRDGLFDDEVVAHLKAIGKTWKPAKRQPLPQQPPVPSSYLEVKGITTSAGKAFIEPEGLAKTGSPIASLLNEKTASVTLDGVSDLVGDRGGFAAFQTYWKFAPEKERYLILDLGTEQTISKFYYLPTQLKGYSGIITQYQLLVSTDNQNFREITSDSWRKTTDLKITSFPPVKTRYVKLQILTSVDDATISEVGVGN, encoded by the coding sequence ATGAAAAAAATTATAACAATACTTTTCATTTGCACAGTTAACTTCTTTGTTAATGCGCAGCAAAGCCTACAAAAAAACCTGCAACAGCTCCAGTCAGATTTTATTGATTTGCGTTTCGGCGTAATGATGCACTTTAATATGGGCACTTTTACAAACGAAGAGTGGGCGAAACCCGATCACGATCCCCAAATATTCAATCCTAAAAAACTAGATTGTAATCAATGGGCCAAAGCATGCAAATCGGCTGGTATGACTTACGGCATATTAACCACCAAACATCACGATGGCTTTTGCTTATGGGATTCGAAATACACAACATACGATATTGGTAATAGCCCCGCAAAGCGAGATGTAGTTGCAGAATATGTAAAAGCATTTCGCAGTCAGGGATTAAAACCTTGTTTGTATTTTTCTATTTGGGATAGGCATAACGGCATAGAAACCGGAGGAGCAAAACAGGAAGAATTTGTAATGAACCAACTCACCGAGCTACTGACCAATTATGGCGAAATTCCGCTTATTATTTTTGATGGCTGGAATTGGAAAATGGGCCATAAAGCCATTTCATACCAACGCATTTATGATCACGTTAAGAAATTGCAACCCAATTGTCTTATCAGCGAGCATAATGGGAATGGCCTTTTACAAACCGATATCATCTATTACGAGGGCCCTAAGGGAGTATATCCGCCTGGAAATAACATTTATGCCTCGCAAATGGCACTTACACTAACCAATGGATGGTTCTGGCATCCAAGTTCGCCAAAAGATGTTAAAAACATAAACTTTACACTCGACAAACTGCAAAGGGTAGTTCCATTGTATTGCAATTACATGATCAACATCGGTCCCAACAGGGACGGGCTTTTTGATGATGAAGTGGTGGCACACCTGAAAGCAATAGGAAAAACATGGAAACCAGCCAAAAGACAACCACTGCCACAACAGCCGCCTGTTCCGAGCTCATACCTTGAGGTAAAAGGCATTACAACTTCGGCCGGCAAGGCGTTTATAGAACCCGAAGGGCTTGCTAAAACAGGATCTCCCATTGCATCCCTGCTCAATGAAAAAACAGCTTCGGTAACCCTTGATGGGGTAAGTGACTTAGTTGGCGATCGCGGTGGTTTTGCGGCATTCCAAACTTACTGGAAATTCGCTCCAGAAAAAGAGCGCTATCTGATTCTCGACTTAGGCACTGAGCAAACCATAAGCAAGTTTTACTACCTGCCAACTCAGCTAAAAGGCTATAGTGGTATTATTACCCAATACCAGTTATTGGTTTCAACAGATAACCAGAACTTTCGGGAGATTACTAGCGATAGCTGGAGAAAAACCACGGATTTAAAAATTACCAGCTTTCCACCTGTTAAAACAAGATACGTTAAACTGCAAATTTTAACATCAGTTGATGATGCAACAATAAGTGAAGTTGGCGTGGGCAATTAA
- a CDS encoding PleD family two-component system response regulator produces MNKKILVVDDDLFMLRSLELLLSDEGYIVHLVDKSSLIKESIVAFNPDLIVMDIRLDDADGREICDKIKNSWLTTEIPIILLTGLSHQKISEFDCQADAILGKPCNYDTLLHTISDLLK; encoded by the coding sequence ATGAATAAGAAAATCCTGGTAGTTGATGATGACCTCTTTATGCTTAGATCTTTGGAACTTTTGCTTTCAGATGAGGGATACATTGTTCACCTGGTCGATAAATCATCATTGATTAAAGAATCAATCGTTGCCTTCAATCCAGATCTAATTGTGATGGACATTCGGTTAGATGATGCTGACGGAAGGGAAATTTGCGATAAAATTAAAAATTCGTGGCTTACCACAGAAATCCCAATAATATTATTGACTGGCCTTTCGCATCAAAAAATCAGTGAGTTCGATTGCCAGGCCGATGCTATTTTAGGAAAACCATGTAATTACGACACACTTCTTCATACAATTTCTGATTTGCTCAAATAA